AACTCACTGATTTCGTTGCACTTGAAAACTAGCAAAAGAGCGATGTAAGCAAGTAGCTAGGGGAGAATTTGATACTagataatcaaaattgaaatcgcTGGTTATCGGTAAGATTATTTGTTGAGCATATCATAAGTTAAAAGCCCTTGGAAACGACTGCACCCGTCTATCTGATTATCTGCTTGGCATATCTATGTAGTTACTTCTCGTCAATGTTTTacattaaaattttgcccGTTAATTTGCGTGCCAAAGAAAGCaagtaggcctaacacgtttGCAGAAGGGCATAAACTCCGCCGTTTCAActgtaatttttaattgataCAAGTTTCTCCATGACAATATTCTTATCGCACATCGCGCTTTTACCGTGCACGTAGTGCCGTTCTGCGTCGGCTGATCCTATGGTATCCCTTTATCTAATGAGCAATGTCGGCCTATTGATGCAATGTGTACTTGTTGGACGTTGGTACTGAATTGTTAAGAACAGAAATAGAATTGGTTCGAACTGTTGTTTTCATCACGTAACTGagtttttcaaatcatttataCAGGTGAATTTTCTAGTTCCGACATTTCTATGCCAATCgaatgaaatattttggaaGAAGACCAGCCGTATAACAGCCTAACGGATATTCCCTTTGTCTTCAGTAACACCCAAATTGCTGGCTTTGCACGTGGAATGTGGTATATTGAAAAcagaattaaagaaaaatggataacgGATGTAAGCAAGTATCTACAGTATTTACTTAATGCAAATTGCGTCACGGCTACTGAATAACCTATTCAATTGTAGGGAATGTGATTCTCTCGAATTTAACCGGAATAACCCAGACGGCACAAAACATGCCGTGGGAGCTCCTGTGGAGTATTGCGTGGGAGGGCCGGGACATCCTAGGGAATGCCTATATCATTCCTAAACGGCTCCCTGCGGGCTCCCGGTGGCACTCCTGACAAACTCCGTTGGAGCTCCCGCCTCCCAAAACCTTCCAAAAGCCCTCCTATCACCCTCCCCATcaccccttttttatttttcttctagtTATATATTTTCATACATAATTATGTATGAACAATCCTTAAATTAataaacacaataaaaaaccaacaatcagattatttctttatttgtgaCAACGCTGAACTTTCAACAAATTCTAATATACAATTTTATATAATGTAATGTAATGCATAAAcaaattattaatttatctGCAGCTATAATTAACAATGAACAAGATGTGGCAATTATTCGTTTCACCCTCCGTCTATTTCGTTTCTTCAAGAATCGCCCGATATTCCTAAAAACTATCCCGAAAACCGGAGCACAAAATAGGCGTTCTCTACCCTACTAAACGACAAGGAAGACTGAGAGCAAAGGGTGACGCTTTGCTTAAACGTTGCCAATTTGCGAAATTCGCATAGttggcatttttaaaattctgtcTGCTTCGTAGCAGACGAAAACAAGCTGGAGGCTTTTGGGAAGGAGATAGGAGGAGTTGTTCCCTTTAGGCTCCCGAATAACCTTCCCATGGATGTACTAAAACAATCCTGAACGTTTTTGTACAAAGGGAAGGTTATTGGAACTCCCCGGGAACATTTGTGCCGTCTGGGATCGACTTTCGGCTGACGGACGCACTTGATGGGAAACATTTGAAGATATCCATAACTGTACAACAATGAACTGTAATGGCGTCAAGATACAGGTCGACAAATTAtgacatttcctttttcataaACTTTGGTTGTTCCCGATTAGTTGGCAGATGAGTTTCATGGNNNNNNNNNNNNNNNNNNNNNNNNNNNNNNNNNNNNNNNNNNNNNNNNNNNNNNNNNNNNNNNNNNNNNNNNNNNNNNNNNNNNNNNNNNNNNNNNNNNNGAGTGGTATAGGTCCTTTGTATTTCCTAGGATCGTCCGGTTTTAAGAACAGCTTATCCAATGATGTGTCGcaaaattccaaaacatagtaCCTGAAAGGTCAATAAATGTACAGGTTCGGTTACTCTTTCAAAGTGACGTTTTAAAAATCTTACTTGAAATTTTCATCACTTTCGAAATGAAGGAATTTGATAACATTCGGGTGGGCCAATTGTTGAAGAATTTTCAGCTCGTTGTCAACTGGATGAACTGTTTCACCAATCAGCTCAACCCGTTTTACTGCTACTTTTTGGCCGTCAAATGTACCACCAAACACTGAACCGTATGCACCTTTTCCTATAAAATCCGTCTTGTCGTACTGCATTTTTCTGACGTTGTCATTTGGCGTTGTCATTTTAATGCGACAACATTTCAACTCACTGATTTCGTTGCACTTGAAAACTAGCAAAAGAGCGATGTAAGCAAGTAGCTAGGGGAGAATTTGATACTagataatcaaaattgaaatcgcTGGTTATCGGTAAGATTATTTGTTGAGCATATCATAAGTTAAAAGCCCTTGGAAACGACTGCACCCGTCTATCTGATTATCTGCTTGGCATATCTATGTAGTTACTTCTCGTCAATGTTTTacattaaaattttgcccGTTAATTTGCGTGCCAAAGAAAGCaagtaggcctaacacgtttGCAGAAGGGCATAAACTCCGCCGTTTCAActgtaatttttaattgataCAAGTTTCTCCATGACAATATTCTTATCGCACATCGCGCTTTTACCGTGCACGTAGTGCCGTTCTGCGTCGGCTGATCCTATGGTATCCCTTTATCTAATGAGCAATGTCGGCCTATTGATGCAATGTGTACTTGTTGGACGTTGGTACTGAATTGTTAAGAACAGAAATAGAATTGGTTCGAACTGTTGTTTTCATCACGTAACTGagtttttcaaatcatttataCAGGTGAATTTTCTAGTTCCGACATTTCTATGCCAATCgaatgaaatattttggaaGAAGACCAGCCGTATAACAGCCTAACGGATATTCCCTTTGTCTTCAGTAACACCCAAATTGCTGGCTTTCGTGGAATGTGGTATATTGAAAAcagaattaaagaaaaatggataacgGATGTAAGCAAGTATCTACAGTATTTACTTAATGCAAATTGCGTCACGGCTACTGAATAACCTATTCAATTGTAGGGAATGTGATTCTCTCGAATTTAACCGGAATAACCCAGACGGCACAAAACATGCCGTGGGAGCTCCTGTGGAGTATTGCGTGGGAGGGCCGGGACATCCTAGGGAATGCCTATATCATTCCTAAACGGCTCCCTGCGGGCTCCCGGTGGCACTCCTGACAAACTCCGTTGGAGCTCCCGCCTCCCAAAACCTTCCAAAAGCCCTCCTATCACCCTCCCCAtcacccctttttttatttttcttctagtTATATATTTTCATACATAATTATGTATGAACAATCCTTAAATTAataaacacaataaaaaaccaacaatcagattatttctttatttgtgaCAACGCTGAACTTTCAACAAATTCTAATATACAATTTTATATAATGCATAAACAAATTATTAAATGCTATAATTAACAATGAACAAGATGTAAATTAAACATTAACAATGAACAAGATGTGGCAATTATTCGTTTCACCCTCCGTCTATTTCGTTTCTTCAAGAATCGCCCGATATTCCTAAAAACTATCCCGAAAACCGGAGCACAAAATAGGCGTTCTCTACCCTACTAAACGACAAGGAAGACTGAGAGCAAAGGGTGACGCTTTGCTTAAACGTTGCCAATTTGCGAAATTCGCATAGttggcatttttaaaattctgtcTGCTTCGTAGCAGACGAAAACAAGCTGGAGGCTTTTGGGAAGGAGATAGGAGGAGTTGTTCCCTTTACCCTCCCGAATAACCTTTTTCCCATGGATGTACTAAAACAATCCTGAACGTTTTTGTACAAAGGGAAGGTTattgaacaataaaaaacccAATCGGGAACATTTGTGCCGTCTGGGATCGACTTTCGGCTGACGGACGCACTTGATGGGAAACATTTGAAGATATCCATAACTGTACAACAATGAACTGTAATGGCGTCAAGATACAGGTCGACAAATTAtgacatttcctttttcataaACTTTGGTTGTTCCCGATTAGTTGGCAGATGAGTTTCATGGTACGCTGTACGTTAGCAGAGACCACCATTACTCCACCATACTCTTTTCTCATGTCCTTCACAGCGCGCGCGAAACCAACTACATTGAGGGAACATTCCATAGCattggcgatggcgaagacgatACCAATTGAACCGCCAATCTCAGGACGAAGTACTCTAGATCTATGGTGTAGCAGGAAAGCAACGGTTAAGCTGTTGTTTTCCAAAGgcagtttgaaaaatgacgTCTAATCtggtaaaaatttcattaagtAAGTTCCAACTAAAAATTATGTCAATTATTTAAGTATGTAATAATAAAGTGCCACTTAAGAATATTTGAAAGATCCTTGTAATATCTAGGACATACCGCCATCAATTTCTCCGTTGGTTAAGATGATGGGCATGGACATAGCCGTCACCGCCTTTAAgtattggtttttttctttcgcgtcAATCGGCCTATCGTAGTGGTAATCATTACAACACACATTTAGATGCCGGAATATTTCTCAAATTCCGCCCGCAGCAGTGAGATTCTACCAAACCAGTAGATGGTAAGGGTTAAAGATACGACAAAGTAGCATTAGAGCTGTTTGATCCAACATTTGTAATGAATTTATTTGTAGTTAGGACGATGACGTAACGACGCTGGATTACAAATCCGAATGTGACACCAGTATTTCCTGTTCGGATTAACATGGCGCTATAACAGGTATTTACATGCATTTTCAATAGTCAGCCACTCTTAAAGCTGACGTATTATTTCTTGCAGAAGCAGGTGGAAGCGTTTAATTTCTATACGAAGCGGATCCCTGTTTTTTGCTGCAGGACTTGTGACATAAACCAGCGGTACGCATCGCCGCGATTGGATCGAAATGATAAGGTTAGTAACCATATTGTGCTAAGTCATATTGTTACGCGGTTTCATTTGATAGTAGACCTGATTAGGGAACTGTTTGAAAGTCAATTTTTAAAGGTTGCTTTCTTATCCTAAAATCCCTCTGTTTTCCGTCGTTGTGCGCCAGAAAACGTTAAATGTTGTGGCGTGTTGGGATCTTTATCTATTGTAAATAATCAAACCGCGTCCGTAGTTACCTTGAGGTTAGAGAATGCTTCGAGCACCTATGGACCAGCGTTATCTGATGGCCTAAGTAAATGTGTCCATTTGATGCAGCTGCAGCTTTTTACACGAAATAATCGCTTTTTTTGCGAGGCCAAATTATGTTTGGCCGTTTATTTTTGCCACAAGCAATGaattagaaaaatgaattggaaaagaaaatttgttacCTGTGAGTTTGTTAACATAACGGCTTTTCGCATACGCACAAGTGTAATTGAAGCCAACTTTATTCAAAACAAGTCAGAAAttctatttgaaattcaatttccagTCTATAGTGTATTGGACTAAGTTGTTTATCAGGTTATGTAATAATGTCCATAGCAAAAAATTGTGACTACAGCCTTTCATTGGACGTTGTTACATTTCCCTGGCCTTAGGTTCACAGCTATGGATTTCAAcatcgtttttgtttattaactACCGGCAGAGTCTGTCTTGTCAAATAATCTTATGATTTCGTCCAAGTTGtcttttttgtaattattgCGTAAAAGACTCTGCGCGTCATAACCGTTGGATTTAATCTCAATTCCTAGTTGAATTAAAAGTTTGACCGCGTCGAATAGGTTTTCACTGCGATTAAATCTGCACAgaaaatggagcgcattgcatccgtttttgttctttgcttGTCTATCAATTCCAAGGTGGATCAATAGTTTGATGGctttaattaaatttgggccTGAATTGTTTCTGCAGAGAGCATGTAGTGCGTTTTCTCCGTCGTCATTCTTTGCATTCATGTCGATTCCATGTTGGCTTAACTTTTTGATTGCactaattaaatttgaggatgagtTGTACGTGCATTGGAACTGGAGTGCGTTTAATCCGCCGCTGcactttgcgttcacgtcgattccgagttcaATTAACTTTCCCATTGCGCCATTGAAATATGAGGATGAATCATTTGTGCAAAGGAAATGAAGTGCGTTAAATCCGTCGTCATcttttgcgttcacgtcgattccgaatttgattaacttttcgattgcgTCTATTATATTTGAAGATGGATTGTATGtgcacaggaaatggagtgcgtttacTCCGCggtcatcctttgcgttcacgtcgattccgagttggattaacttttcgattgcaCCAAtcaaatttgaggatgaattaaATTTGCACAGGGAATGGAGTGCGGTAATTCCGTTGTCATcgtttgcgttcacgtcgattccgagttgggtTAACTTTTCCATTGCGCCGATTAAGTTTGAGGATGAGTTGTTTCTGCAGAGAGCATGGAGTGCGTTCAATCCGTCGTCATCCGTtacgttcacgtcgattccgtgTTCGATCAACTTGTCGATTGCGTCTATTACCGTTGAGCTCGAATTGTATGCACACAAAGTGTGGAGTACGTTCAAGCCGTTATTATCGTTTGCATTCCCGTCCATTCCGATTTGGATTAAGAATTCTATTGCATCAGTTAAATgggggcttgaattgtttgcgCACAAAACGTGTAATGCGCTCTGTCCTTCGTTGCTCTTTGCGTTTGTGTCGATTCCGTGTTGTATCAACAAATCGATTACTTCCATCAAGTTTCGACCTGAGCTTTTGGCACAGATCCAATGTAGAGCGTTCCatccttttttgtcttttgatgTCACATCGATACCGCGCTGACCTAAAGAATTGATCGTTTCCCAAAAGTTTGATTTTTCACTCGTGTCGGCCAATAGCTGAAGCAATTTGTTTTCTGCATCGGCAAGCTAAGTAAAGCGAAAATTAGAGTTAAATCGCGTTAAATCATTTTTACGACTAATTCGCGTTGACAGCTTTTTAATTTGCACAAGatttttactttcgtttgAATGGATTTAAGTTCAGTAACGACATCTCCTGATGCGATTCTCTCGGCAGGGGTGGtggtcaacatttttgttaacaAACTACGTGCCCAATGCAAACTATGAATTTCTAAAATGAAACATATTAAATGGTTTAACATTAGTGAGTGTGTGTTTGCGAAATTGGCCGTACGTAATTAGAAACTTACTCTGCATATTAATCGGTATATTCTGTTTGATGTTTGTCACAATTTCATCGTCTGGACCATAGATATGGTTTCCATTCAAGAGAATGTAACCGAAGACGATGCCTTCTGCGAAAACATCGCTTTTGACTGTGCCCAGTTGTCCGTCCAAGACGTGGTTATCCAGAATTTCGTACAACTCAGGAGCTAACCAAAATCGAGTTCCCTTGATTCCACTCATTGTGAATCTTCTTCGTTCATTCACGGGTCGGCACAATCCAAAACCACCCCACTTCAACGTGGCTTGTTCGCCTTGGTCAGTCGTTTTCACGGAAATCAGAATGTTTGCCGGTTTAATATCTCGGTGAATTATATTCCGCGAATGTATATAGGCAAGGCCTGAAGCTAAATGTAGGAACATTTCGATAGGGATTGGTATAGGTCCTTTATATTTCCTATGATCGTCCGATTTTAAGAACAGCTTGTCCAGTGATGCGTCgcaaaattccaaaactaAATGTCTAAAAGGCCAACAAATGTACAGGTTCTGTTTCTCATTCAACatgacgtttaaaaaaaatcttacttGAAATGTTCATCTCTTTCGAAATGAAGGAGTTTGAGAACATTTGGATGGTCTAATTGTTGAAGAGCCTTAAGCTCGTTGTCAACTAAGTGGTCTTGTTCACCAACCAGCTCAATCCGTTTGATGGCTACCTTTTGGCCTTCAAATGTACCAAGAAATACGTATCCATATCTACCACTTCCTAAAACACCCTTCTTGTCGTACTGCATTGTTTTTACGTTTCACTTGCGACAGTTTTTGAAGCGACAACGTTTCAGCTCACTCATTTGATCCACTTGAAAACTAGCAAAACAGCTATGTGTGCAAGTTGCTAGGGGAGAATTTGATACTAGAGATTAAAACTGAAATCGCTTTAAGGTTATCAGCTAGGTTGTTTGTTGAACATATCTTAAGTCGAAGTCTTTGGAAACTACTGCAATCCACCTGACATATCTATCAAGTCCGTTGCAATGCTTATCGTTTATGTTTCGCCCGATCATTTTCATGCCATAGAAAGCAAGTTATACGTTTTCAGAACGGAATTCAGTCCGTCGCGTCAACTGTTATTTTTCATTGATATGAGTTTCTACATAGCAAATATTTGTTATCGTCGAATGCCGTATGTTGCCCTTTCGCTTTGTACGTAATACCGTTTATGTTGGTCACACCGTGTGCTATCCTGTCTAAAGAGCAATGGCGGCATATTCATATTATTGCATGCTTTGGATATGGATTGCTAAATCGAGGtaataaaaactgaaattgATATGAAATTATCGGTTATAGGTTGTTTGTTGAGCATATCATAAATTGAAAGCCCTAGGAAACTACTGGATCCATCTACCTGATTATCCGTTTGACATATCCGTGAAGTCAATTCAAAGCTCCACGTTGAAGTTTCACTCAAAGACTTTCATGCCTAAGGAAGCTATTGACATGTTTTCGGAAGAAAATATTCTCCCTTGCTTCAACTGTAATTTTTAACTGAATCAAGCTTCTACATGTCAACATGTATCATCGTGCATCCTGGCTTCAATTTGCACGTAATTCCACTCAAGTGAGGAACGATTTTagtaaatttcatttgtttgttaagTTTCATTCAAACTAATGTACTACGTACTTTTATTAATCATAGATGTAGAACGTCTTTTCCAGTTATGAAGAAGAATACGCGAATCTGCTGTGTAACGACAGTCAATATTATAAGCGCAGAGCTTTTTTCACATGAACATTTTTGAGAATAAAATGTCAAAACGGATGTTTGATTCCCTAGAACGAGGACGAATGGTGGCATATTTGCTGTGCGTGCCTCCAACCAAGCCATGTACAGTGGGGCACTGAAGGCTCCTTTTCGAGTCACGGATAAGGTCcttattgaatttaaaaaatcaaatgtgaTAAGCAAGTCTTATTCTTTTAGGCCagtgaaatcaaaatttcttACATTAAAAACCAAATTCGAGTCGGATGAATGGTGTAATAGTAATTCCCGTAATCGCAGGTAACGATCAATGCAgggcaacagcaacaacaacagcagccacGTCCGCCGTATTACGCTGGCCTGGAAAATAAAGGACGCGATCAGAGTTTGATGGACACGAGCCACGGCAGTATGCTGGACGACGCGGCTAGCAAGAACGCCCTGTACGCTACCCAAAATGGTTATGGATACGCCGTGGCCAGCGCTCAAAATAACGGACACGCTAACGGCGATTGtaagttcattttcatttgatttgatttttatttatttgaaataatGGATTAACTTTAAATTAGGGGTCAATATGGCGTACACGGAACACAGTTATTCTAATTCAAACAATGGCGGCTCTGTCAATTCTCAAGACTCGTTGTGGCAGTTGAAATTGGCTAGCCAAAATGGCGGCGTTGGCGGAGTGAACGGAGGCGATCATCAATTGGGCAATGGAACCCTGCCGGACAGGTCGTACCATTATGACCCAATGACTCACGGCGGATACGGCGGATTTGAAGATTACAGTCACTACCCGCCCAGCACCGGCGATGACTACATGCAGCGCAATAATTACGGCGTCGTGACGGCCAATGGAGATCCCTACGCCGCCGTCCATAAAAATGGCAAACGCATGGAACATCTCGGTATaatcttttctatttcattcaCGTGAACGATGAcgctgatttttctttaaaattcgTTCTTAGAATCAACATATCACAACGTGAGTGGCTTGCCAGATCCCTACATGGAGGCCGAACCGGAGGAGatgaaacagcatcaacaacagcaacaacaacaacaacaaatggcgCCACCTCAGCACCATCTCTCGTTTGATGAGTCGCTCGAGAGCGGCTATTCAACACCCAATTCACGGAATCGCAGTCATCCGCGAGATCATCGTCTAGAGGAGATGcgaatattattatttctttataaAGATTTACGATTATTAGATGTTGCACACTCCCTTCGTCTCCCTTTCTCGCATCgatctaatttaaaatcaGAAGTGAATGACCTGACTACGTTTTCGCCCTGTGTGCCAAAACACCTTTCGAGGTTTTATCATTTAACGGAGCGACGACAATCACCATTTTCATCACCTCTGATGGccaccatctttttttggttgattggcaaaaacaaattttccctatttggtttttatatttcttgaaATAAGAATTGAGTTTGGATTGTGATAGGAAGGCTCAAAGAAGGATATTCGTGTGCTGCCCTCTAGTGGGGAATTGCCTGcctgttatttgttttgtcgcCATTTTGATCTCGCtgaaatgaagggaaaaacaaaaacggaaagaaGGGAATACTGATCAGTTAGAGGTCGTGTTATAAATagttaataaataatgaagttctatttgattttcataaaaGCGATGGCATAACcgacaacaaattcattttcgaaaaaaaaaatttaaaattaaaaaaaaaaaaatgtgcgatgTTTTATTCGAATGTCGCCATCATCGACTAGTTATacaatatttgtttgttttctaattgttTTGTGACCATTTCCGTTCAAGCGTCGTGTacataaaaaacaacattgtCCACCCTCCTGACGTTACCCCCCCATCCTTCCCGAAtgtctctaaaaaaaaactcgtttttgtATATAGGACGTGAGAAGAAATATTGCAATTCAAACAGAGGATTTCTTTCAATGAAATCCATCCCAACTCTGTACTTCTCGATGCATGccaattttttctctccattccttaatgttttttttttaatgttttgtctcctttcttgttttctcccGGAGACATTAATGGacacaaaaatgaacaatTATCAACGGACGAATGCTCAAATTGCTTCCTTCCAAACGTGAACCCTCGTGctgctcttttctttccaccatattttttttacaacatgtCCATCTGTTTTGACCCtagttttttcccttttgtttattgcgtcttttttttacgttgttgtACAGTTTGTCTATTTGTAAAGTTGAttcatgaaaaaaagaaaaacaagaataaatgcCGTAGAAGCAACTTTGactttaaataattcaataaagtCTAGTGCAAATTAATGCAACTGAAGACTACTGAAAAGGAAAGCGTTTGAGATGAATTTAACAATTAATATTGAATTAGATTCTTAGAAAATTTGTTGATTGGTTAAGATTTGTTGTATCATGTGAATTCATACTTCGCGCGCTTAGAAAAGCCTAGCCTTCTGGCGTCTTTTTGGTCAACTATTTTCGCACAACGATGCCATAtctagattttcaaaaatgttgttcGAAATAAGAAGATCTGGCAATGCCCCAGCGACTTCCGTCCTTGCCAAGTGGAATGAGTCATTTGGAAATGTGTAGAAATGGCGACTTGTTCTAGCCTTCTTAAATCTGAAATTCTGTACATTGAGGCGCGTGTACTTCGTATTAATTTTCGACATgtggattttaattttcataatCGTTTTTAGTTGTGCTCTTGTAGCATATAATCAgcataaaattagaaaattacaAACATTTCCAAATTAAAGACAATTCCATTGGAAGGGCAAAGGTTTTGATGAGAACACGTGCGGGGAACCCTAAATCTAATTGCTGAAATGTGTAGTGCATTAAGTAAAGAAGAGGATAGCAGTACATTGCCAAAACCCGTAAATCTTTTGGTTAAACATAATCTACAAATTCAATGATGAGTGAAAGAGGTAATATGGAAATAACTAAATTTGCTAATCAAAATTCCAGAAATTCTTTTCCTAGAAATGTTAAACAAGAAATGGATTGATATCCAAAAGTGATGTGATGTGCTTTGTAGTAACTGATTCGTGAATTTGAACTGCAACAAAGCAGCATTTAGTTCGAAGGGCTTTACAAGAGATCTGCTCGCTTAAGGCAAACGTTAGCTGAAGTATTAGCTTTAGGGACACGTTTAGGTAAGAATAGTAAGTTAAAGACAAATGAGGCTCAAGATTTTAATCTAACTCCTGGAATTTTTCATGCCTCACCTACTTTTACtctaacctttttttctccctgttTTAATTCAGTTTAAAATCTTGAAGTAGTTTATGTCGTTTTGGATTTGAGTCCAACTGTCTAGagggaaattttcttttcaagtatGATCATTTCACCCTAGAGTAGTCCAACActcatatttcaaaaactttgtCATGTGCCTCTTCCAAACAGTGCATGTTGCCTTAAAGTAGAGTGTGTAATCTAAGcaatgtttatttgttttacagAGGACCGAGGAGAGTGGTAACTCTTTAATGGCTGATTTCTATTGACTGATTTCGCAGCACTGTCATACAGCTGATTGCTGCAGAACACAGGGAATGTGCAGAAGTGTTGTAATCCATCAGGGTTTAAAGTAAGACattcatttgccttttttgaGAATGCCTATCTATATTTGTGTAACACTACAATAGTTTTATCTATTTCATTTAGCCCAATTTTCAATTCTCTATTTGTTCCAAAAAGTTTATTAGTAGTTAACCATGTCTCATTTCCTACTTCTTTGATAACGACTTTTATCCTAAACGCGAGTAACAACTTCCTCCTTCTACCTAGGGAAAGCGCTCAGTAAAACTAGAAATGGCTAAGGAGCTCTTATATGTAGGCAGATGCATGGCGGAAAGCTTCGTTTTCATAACTGCGCCGATTTTTATATCCAGAACGCCTATCAGGTCGAAAATGAGACAAGTGAGTTATATGAAACACATATTGATTAAATTCCAAACAAATCTAGAGAAAGCATACCTTGGATATTgaatcttttgttaaagataATTGTTTAAACTCCCCACATTGTGAGACAAGGGTGTATACTTGGAAGAACGTTAATGTGCATAATTATCTCTGTTGATTTGTAATCTTGCGTACTGTTAACTGACAATGACTTGTTGAACGTAATATTGGATAC
The window above is part of the Daphnia carinata strain CSIRO-1 chromosome 7, CSIRO_AGI_Dcar_HiC_V3, whole genome shotgun sequence genome. Proteins encoded here:
- the LOC130693951 gene encoding putative ankyrin repeat protein RF_0381, translating into MFLHLASGLAYIHSRNIIHRDIKPANILISVKTTDQGEQATLKWGGFGLCRPVNERRRFTMSGIKGTRFWLAPELYEILDNHVLDGQLGTVKSDVFAEGIVFGYILLNGNHIYGPDDEIVTNIKQNIPINMQKIHSLHWARSLLTKMLTTTPAERIASGDVVTELKSIQTKLADAENKLLQLLADTSEKSNFWETINSLGQRGIDVTSKDKKGWNALHWICAKSSGRNLMEVIDLLIQHGIDTNAKSNEGQSALHVLCANNSSPHLTDAIEFLIQIGMDGNANDNNGLNVLHTLCAYNSSSTVIDAIDKLIEHGIDVNVTDDDGLNALHALCRNNSSSNLIGAMEKLTQLGIDVNANDDNGITALHSLCKFNSSSNLIGAIEKLIQLGIDVNAKDDRGVNALHFLCTYNPSSNIIDAIEKLIKFGIDVNAKDDDGFNALHFLCTNDSSSYFNGAMGKLIELGIDVNAKCSGGLNALQFQCTYNSSSNLISAIKKLSQHGIDMNAKNDDGENALHALCRNNSGPNLIKAIKLLIHLGIDRQAKNKNGCNALHFLCRFNRSENLFDAVKLLIQLGIEIKSNGYDAQSLLRNNYKKDNLDEIIRLFDKTDSAGS
- the LOC130693952 gene encoding uncharacterized protein LOC130693952 codes for the protein MYHRASWLQFARQQQQQQQPRPPYYAGLENKGRDQSLMDTSHGSMLDDAASKNALYATQNGYGYAVASAQNNGHANGDWVNMAYTEHSYSNSNNGGSVNSQDSLWQLKLASQNGGVGGVNGGDHQLGNGTLPDRSYHYDPMTHGGYGGFEDYSHYPPSTGDDYMQRNNYGVVTANGDPYAAVHKNGKRMEHLESTYHNVSGLPDPYMEAEPEEMKQHQQQQQQQQQMAPPQHHLSFDESLESGYSTPNSRNRSHPRDHRLEEMRILLFLYKDLRLLDVAHSLRLPFSHRSNLKSEVNDLTTFSPCVPKHLSRFYHLTERRQSPFSSPLMATIFFWLIGRLKEGYSCAAL